DNA from Streptomyces sp. Edi4:
GAGATCCCCCTCCAGGGCCGCCTCGGCTCCACCGCGCGCGCCCCACGCTGGGCCATCGCCTGGAAGTACGCGCCCGAAGAGGTCAACACCAAACTCATCAACATCCGCGTGGGCGTGGGCCGCACCGGCCGCGTCACGCCCTACGCCCAGGTCGAGCCGGTCACCGTGGCCGGCTCCGAGGTCGAGTTCGCCACCCTGCACAACCAGGACGTGGTCAAGGCCAAGGGCGTCCTCATCGGCGACACCGTGGTGCTGCGCAAGGCCGGCGACGTCATCCCGGAAATCCTGGGCCCCGTGGCGGACCTCAGGGACGGCAGCGAGTACCCCTTCGAGATGCCCGCCCAGTGCCCGGAGTGCGGCACCGCGCTGCGTCCGATGAAGGAGGGCGACATCGACCTGCGCTGCCCCAACGCGCAGTCCTGCCCGGCCCAGTTGAGGGAGCGGCTGTTCTACCTCGCCGGCCGCAAGAGCCTGGACATCGAGAACTTCGGATACGTCGCGGCCGCCGCCCTCACCAAACCCCTCGAACCGGCAGCCCCGCCCCTGCGCGACGAGGGCGACCTCTTCGACCTGACCATGGAACAGCTGCTCCCCATCAGGGCGTACGTCCTGGACCAGGACAGCGGGCTGCCCAAGCGCGATCCCAAGACCGGCGAGGAGAAGACCGCGCTCGTCTTCGCCAATATGAACGGGGAGCCGCGCAAGAACGCCGTCTCGATGCTGGAGAACATCGCGGCCGCCAAGCAGCGCCCGCTGGCCCGCGTCCTGACCGGGCTCTCCATTCGTCACGTCGGCCCGGTCGCCGCCGAAGCACTGGCCCGTGAATTCCGCTCCATCGACCGCATCCAGCAGGCGACCGAGGAGGAACTGGCCGCGGTCGAAGGCGTCGGGGGGATCATCGCCGCCTCCCTCAAGCAGTGGTTCACCGAGGAGTGGCACCAGGAGATCCTGCGCAAGTGGAAGGCCGCCGGTGTCCGCATGGAGGACGAGAGGACCGGCGAGGACGAGGGGCCGCGTCCCCTGGCGGGTCTCACCGTGGTCGTGACCGGAACGCTCGAGCGGCACACCAGGGATGGCGCGAAAGAAGCCCTCCAGAGCCGGGGCGCGAAAGTCACCGGGTCCGTTTCCAAGAAGACATCGTTTGTTGTCGTGGGCGACAACCCGGGTTCGAAATACGACAAGGCAATGCAGGTGAAGGTCCCGGTTCTCGACGAGGACGGATTCGCCATTCTGCTGGAACAAGGGCCGGAAGCCGCACGGGAAGTCGCGATGCCGAACGCCCCGGAGGGGGAATAGTCAAGAAAGCAGGGTAGTAACCGAGAGCCCGGAGGCCGCGCCAAGTCACCCGTTCGGCGCATAGCAGACCGATGCGGGAGGCCGGGGCGCATTCGGGCAAGAGCTGTAGACCGCTGCCCCACGGAGCCTTCAGCGGCCTACTGTTGAGAGGCGCGCCCGTCGAGCACGGCCGACTGCCCCTGCCCGGGGAGCGCTTGGGGTGCGACACCAGTCGTGGTGGCATGGCAGGGGGGCCATCGCGCGCACGGGCACCGCCGGCTGTGAGAGGGACGGGCATGAAACCGACCGAGAGCACCGCCCCGGCCGTGAGGCTGCGCGGGTTCACGGGCTTTTCGTCCAGGCTGACGGCCGTCGTCACCGGCCTCGCGGGCGTGGCCCTCGCCACCGGCTTCTCCCGCGCGCTCCAACGGGGCGACGCGCTGTTCCCCGGCGCGACGACGGGCTGGTCGCTCGCCGTCCTCAGCGGCGTCATCGTCGGCCATCTCGTCGCGCTCGGCCGTGAGCGCTGGTGGGGCGGCACCGGCTCCGGAGCCGCCCTCACCATCGCCGTCCTGCTCCTGTACGGCTGGCTGCCGGCCGCGCTGGTCAGCCTGGCCGTGGTGGTCCTGGTCGGCGCCGCGCGCCGCGACCGCTGGCGCCAAGGCGTGCTGCACGGCGCCGTGGACGTGCTGGGAGCGGGAGCGGCGGGCCTGGTGCTCGCCGTGTTCGGCGTCGTCCCCTCCGTCGCCGAGCCGTGGTGGCCCACCCGGTGGAGCGTCACCACGGTCCCCGAAATCGTCCTGGCCGCCGGGGCCTATCTGCTGTGCACCAGGACCCTGCTCTGGTACGCGCTCGCCCCCCGCGGCGGTCTGCCGACGGTGGCCCGCACCGCTCTGCTCCGCCAGGGTCTCGTCGCGATCGCCCTGCTCGGCATCGCCCCGCTGATCTGCGTCGTCGCCATGGCCGTACCCATCCTGCTGCCCCTGTTCGCGGTGCCGCTCGTCGCCCTGGACTCCACGCTCTGGATCGCCCGCGCCCGCGCCGAGGAACAGCTGCGCGACCCGCTGACCGGGCTGCCCAACCGGCAGTGGCTCCTGGAGCGCACCTGGGCGGCGCTTGAGCAGGCCGAGAACAGTGCCACCCGTTCGGCCCTCGTCCTGATCGACCTCGACCGTTTTCGTTCGGTCAACGACACCCTGGGCCACCTCGCCGGGGACCGCCTCCTCCTCCAGATAGCCGAACGGCTCAAGACCGCTCTGCCGCGTGGCGCGGAGGCCGCGAGGCTGGGCGGCGACGAGTTCGCCGTGCTGCTGCCCGTGTGCGAGTCCGCCACCGGGGCCATGCGCACCGCCCGGGCCCTGGTGGCCGAGCTGTCCTCGCCGCTCGACCTCGACGGACTGACCCTCGTCCTTGAGGCCAGCGCCGGCGTCGCCCTCTACCCCGACCACGCCCTCGACGCGGAAGGACTGCTGCGCCGGGCCGACATCGCGATGTACCAGGCCAAGCGCGACCGTACGGGCGTGGAGGTCTACGAGTCCAAGCGGGACTCCAACACCCCGGACCGGCTCGGCCTGTTGGGGGATCTGCGGCGCGCGCTCGACGCCGGGGACGTGGAGCTGCACTACCAGCCCAAGGTGCGGTTCGACGGGCAGGTGGCGGGACTTGAGGCGCTGGTGCGCTGGGTGCATCCCGAGCGCGGGAGCGTCGCTCCGGACGAGTTCATCGCCATCGCCGAGTCGAGCGGGCTCATGCCGCACCTGACGGAGTACGTCCTGGACACCGCGCTCGCGCAGGTCGCGCGCTGGCGCGCCCAGGGCCTGTTCGTGCCGGTCGCCGTCAATGTCTCCCCGCGCGACGTCCACACTCCCGGGTTCGCGGGGGCCGTCGCCGCGCGGCTGGCCCGGCACGGGGTACCGGCCGGGGCGCTGCAACTGGAGATCACCGAACACGTCCTGCTCGAGGACCCGCAGCGGGCCGCCGACACCCTCGCCGGGCTGACCAGCCACGGCGTGAAGATGTCCCTGGACGACTTCGGCACGGGCTACTCCTCCCTGGTCCACCTGCGGCGGCTGCCGGTCAGCGAGCTGAAGATCGACCGGTCCTTCGTGGCCCGGCTCGCCGTCGACCACGAGGACGCGGAGATCGTGCGCTGCACCGTCGACCTCGCCCATTCGCTCGGGCTGCTCGTCGTCGCCGAGGGGGTCGAGGACGACGAGACGTGGGAGCGGCTGCGGGGGCTCGGCTGCGACGCGGTGCAGGGGTGGCTGGTCGCCGCCGCGATGCCGCCGGCCGAGGCGACGGCGTGGCTGCTGGCGCGGGGGGACACGGGATGGCGCCGGCCGGCCGACACGGCGGCCGCGCAGGCCGAGGCGGAAGCGGGCCGGGCGTCGGGCCAGCCCGTCCAGTGACCCCGCCGCTGATACCGATGCCGGCCGGCGCCGAGCCTGCCAGGGAGTGCGGGGGTGTGCGGTGATGCGCGGGCCGGCCCCAGCCCTGCCAGGGGCGCGGGGAACTGCGCGCTCAGCCACGCACGGTCCGCACGTGCGAGCCGGGCCGCTGGGGCTCCGCCCCAGACCCCGGGGCCCGTCCCCGGCCCTTCCCTAGACCCTCCGGGGGTGAAGAGGAAATCCTGGGGCTCTGCCCCAGACCCCGTTCGGGCCTGAAGGTCCCTCGTCCTCAAACGCCGGACGGGCTGAGGCGCGGGCCAGGATCGGATGCTCAGGGGCCCGGGAGGGAATCCGTTTCGTGGTCCGGGTGGCCCGCCCCATAGGATTGGGCCCACACCACACGCACTCACCCCTGAGGATCGCTGCATGCCTGGCATTACGCGCGAGGAGGTCGCCCACCTCGCCCGGCTGGCGCGTCTGGAGCTGAAGGGCGAAGAGCTCGACCACTTCGCCGGACAGCTCGACGACATCATCGGCGCGGTCGCCCGCGTCTCCGAGGTCGCCGACCAAGACGTACCCCCGACCTCCCACCCGCTGCCGCTGACCAACGTCATGCGCGCGGACGAGGTCCGTCCGTCGCTCACCCCCGCGCAGGCGCTCTCCGGCGCCCCGGCCCAGGAGCAGCAGCGTTTCAAGGTGCCGCAGATCCTGGGGGAGGACTAATCACCATGACGGACATCATCAAGCTCACCGCGGCCGACACCGCCGCGAAGATCGCGGCCGGTGAACTCACCGCCGTCGAGGTCACCGAGGCCCACCTGGCGCGCATCGAGGCCGTCGACGAGAAGGTCCACGCCTTCCTGCACGTCGACCGCGAGGGCGCGCTCGCGCAGGCCCGCGCCGTCGACGCCAAGCGCGCGGCCGGCGAGAAGCTGGGCCCGCTGGCCGGCGTCCCGCTGGCCCTGAAGGACATCTTCACCACCGAGGGCGTCCCGACCACCGCCGGCTCCAAGATCCTCGAAGGCTGGATCCCGCCGTACGACGCGACGCTCACCAAGCGCCTCAAGGACGCCGACGTCGTCATCCTCGGCAAGACCAACATGGACGAGTTCGCCATGGGGTCCTCCACCGAGAACAGCGCGTACGGCCCGACGGGCAACCCGTGGGACCTGACCCGCATCCCCGGCGGCTCCGGCGGCGGCTCCTCCGCGGCCCTCGCCTCCTACGAGGCCCCGCTCGCCATCGGCACGGACACCGGCGGCTCGATCCGCCAGCCCGCCGCCGTCACCGGCACCGTCGGCGTCAAGCCGACCTACGGCGCGGTCTCCCGCTACGGCATGGTGGCGTTCAGCAGCAGCCTCGACCAGGGCGGCCCCTGCGCCCGTACGGTCCTGGACGCGGCGCTGCTGCACGAGGTCATCGCCGGGCACGACCCGCTCGACTCGACGTCCATCGACGCGCCGGTCCCGCCGGTCGTCGAGGCCGCCCGCAACGGCAGCGTCTCGGGCATGCGCGTCGGCGTCGTCAAGCAGTTCTCCGGCGAGGGCTACCAGGCCGGTGTCGTCCAGCGCTTCAACGAGTCCGTCGAGCTCCTGAAGTCGCTCGGCGCCGAGATCGTCGAGCTGGACTGCCCCTCCTTCGACCTGGCGCTCTCCGCGTACTACCTGATCGCGCCGTCCGAGTGCTCCTCCAACCTGGCCCGCTTCGACGCCATGCGCTACGGCCTGCGGGTCGGCGACGACGGCACGAAGTCCGCCGAGGACGTCACCGCCCTGACCCGCGAGGCCGGCTTCGGCGACGAGGTCAAGCGCCGCATCATCCTCGGTACGTACGCGCTGAGCTCCGGCTACTACGACGCGTACTACGGCTCCGCCCAGAAGGTCCGCACGCTCATCACGCGCGACTTCGAGAAGGCCTTCGAGCAGGTCGACGTGATCGTCTCGCCGACCACGCCCACCACCGCCTTCCCGATCGGCGAGCGCGCCGACGACCCGATGGCGATGTACCTCGCGGACCTGTGCACCATCCCGACCAACATGGCGGGCAATGCCGCCATGTCGCTGCCCTGCGGCCTCGCGCCCGAGGACGGCCTGCCGGTCGGGCTCCAGATCATCGCCCCCGCCATGAAGGACGACCGCCTGTACAAGGTGGGCGCCGCCGTCGAGGCCGCCTTCGTGGAAAAGTGGGGACACCCGCTGCTCGAGGAGGCTCCGTCGCTGTGAGTGCACTGACCAAGGCCAAAGGCTTCAAGAAGTCCAAGGCCGGCACCTACCTGTCCATCGGCACCACCGCCTTCGGCGCGATCAGCGTCGTCAAGCAGGCCAAGAAGGCCCGCACCGAGAACGACACGCTGAAGCTGCTGGACGCCGTCGTCTCCGCCGCCGCCATCGCCACCGGCGTCGCCATCCTGCTGCGCGAGCTCAAGCGCATCGGTGACGACGACGTTCTGCTGGGCTGAGAGGGAAGTTTTTCACCGTGACCGTCACTGATCTGGTCTCGTACGAGGACGCCCTCGCGTCGTACGACCCCGTCATGGGCCTCGAGGTCCATGTCGAACTCGGCACCAAGACCAAGATGTTCTGCGGCTGCTCGACCGAGCTGGGCGCCGAGCCCAACGCGCAGACCTGCCCCACCTGCCTCGGCCTGCCCGGCTCGCTGCCGGTCGTCAACGCGATCGGCGTCGAGTCGGCCGTCAAGATCGGTCTCGCGCTGAACTGCGAGATCGCCGAGTGGTGCCGCTTCGCCCGGAAGAACTACTTCTATCCGGACATGCCGAAGAACTTCCAGACCTCGCAGTACGACGAGCCGATCGCCTTCAACGGCTATCTGGACGTCCAGCTGGAGGACGGCGAAATCTTCCGCGTGGAGATCGAGCGCGCCCACATGGAGGAGGACACCGGCAAGTCGCTGCACGTCGGTGGCGCGACGGGCCGCATCCACGGCGCCTCGCACTCGCTGCTCGACTACAACCGCGCCGGCATCCCGCTCATCGAGATCGTCACCAAGCCGATCGAGGGCGCGGGCGAGCGGGCCCCCGAGGTCGCCAAGGCGTACGTGGCCGAGCTGCGTGAGCTCATCAAGGCGCTCGGTGTCTCCGAGGCCCGGATGGACAAGGGCCAGATGCGCTGCGACGTGAACCTGTCGCTGCGCCCGCACGGCGTCGAGAAGTTCGGCACCCGTTCGGAGACGAAGAACGTCAACTCGCTCCGGTCGGTGGAGCGGGCGGCCCGCTTCGAGATCCAGCGGCACGCGGCCGTGCTGTCCTCGGGCGGCACGATCGTGCAGGAGACCCGGCACTTCCACGAGGAGGACGGGTCCACCACCGCCGGCCGCATCAAGGACAACGCCGAGGACTACCGCTACTTCCCCGAGCCGGACCTGGTGCCGGTGGCTCCCGCGCGCGCGTGGGTCGAGGAGCTGCGGGCGGGCCTGCCGGAGATGCCGCGGGCGCGGCGCAACCGGCTCCGCGAGGAGTGGGGTGTGTCCGAGCACGACATGCAGTCGATGCTCAACGCGGGCGCCGTCGATCCGATCGTCGCGACGATCGAGGCGGGGGCGGACGCGGCGGGTGCGCGCAAGTGGTGGATGGGCGAGCTCGCCCGTAACGCCAACGAGCGCGGTGTCGCCCTGGACGAGCTGCCCGTCACGCCGGCGCAGGTCGCGCGGGTCGTGGCGCTGGTCGCCGCGGGTGACCTCAACGACAAGCTGGCCCGTCAGGTCATCGAGGGTGTCCTCGCGGGTGAGGGCGATCCCGACGCGGTCGTGGAGAAGCGCGGCCTGAAGGTCGTCTCCGACGAGGGTGCGCTGGGTGCGGCCGTCGACGAGGCGATCGCGTCCAACGCGGCCATCGCGGACAAGATCCGCGGTGGCAAGGTGCAGGCCGTCGGGGCGCTGGTCGGTGCGGTCATGAAGACCACGCGTGGGCAGGCGGATGCGGCGCGCGTCAAGGAGCTCATCCTGGAACGCCTGGGCGTCGAGGGCTGACCCCCTCGCCACCCCCAAGGGGCGGCCGCCCCCGGCGACTTGCCGGAGCGGCCGCCCTTCTGCCTTCCATGCGGGCCGGCACGGACCCCGCCAGGGGCGCGGGGAACTTGCGCGAGGACCACCCCCTGGGGCTCCGCCCCGGACCCCGTTCGGCCTGAAGGGCGCTCGTCCTCAATCTCCCCCAAGGCCTTAAGGGCCAGGGGGGGACCCCCATGACAGGCTGAAGTTGCCGGTCCGGGCCAGCACTGACCCCGCCAGGGGCGCGGGGAACTGCGCGCTCGGCCCAGCACGGTCGGCAGTCGAGGCCCCTGGGGCTCCGCCCCGGACCCCGTTCGCGCTGAAGGCGCTCGTCCTCAATCTCCCCCAAGGCCTTGAGGGCCAGGGGGGACCCCCATGACGGGCTGGGGTTGCCGATGTGGGCCAGCATGGATCCTGTCAGGGGCGCGGGGAACTGCGCGAGAAGCGCGCACGGTCCGCAGCCGAGGTCCCTGGGGCTCCGCCCCAGACCCCGCCCGCGCTGAAGGGCGCTTGTCCTCAATCTCCCCCAAGGCCTAAAGGGCCAAGGGGGGACCCCCATGGCAGGCCGAGGGTGCCGGTGTGGGCCAGCACGGACCCTGCCAGGGGCGCGGGGAACTGCGCGACCAGCCATGCGTGGCTTCCGTTCGCGGCGTGGGCGATCATCCGTGAACCCGGGACGGGCGTTCATCCGCGGGTCCGGGTGGGGCCTTCTGGTGGACACCCCGGGTCACTACTGTTCCCCCCGTACCACCTACACACGGCTCGGGAGGGTCACTTGGCCACGGACAACGCAGGCGGCATCTCACGGCGACAGCTCTTCGCGCTGGGCGGAGGCGCACTCGGCGTCGCCGCCGCCGGCTCGCTGCTGCCGCCCTCGTTGCAGAGCGCGATGGCCTCGGGACCACCCGCCGGCGGGATGAGCGCCGTCAAGCACGTCGTGATCCTCATGCAGGAGAACCGGTCCTTCGACCACTACTTCGGCACCCTGCGCGGCGTACGCGGCTTCGGTGACCGCAACGCCCTCCAACTCCCCTCCGGGAGGCCCGTGTTCGAGCAGCCCGGACCGCTCGGCAAGACCGTCCTGCCCTTCCCCGTGCGCGGCGCGGCCGCCGCCCAGCACAAGGACCTCCAGTACATCGGCGCCCTCGACCACTCCTGGAGCGGCGGCGCCAAGGCCTGGAACGGCGGCTGGATGGACAACTGGGTGTCCGCCAAGACGTCGGCGACGATGGCGTACTACGACCGCCAGGACATCCCGCTGCACTACGAGCTCGCCGACACCTTCACCGTCTGCGACGCCTACCACTCCTCCATCCACAGCTCCACCAGCCCCAACCGCAACCATCTGTGGAGCGGGAAGACGGGCTTCGAGCCGAACGGGCAGCGGGCCGTGGGCAATGACGCCTACGACGAGGGCGCGCATCCCGGGTACGACTGGGGGACGTACGCCGAGCGGCTTGAGAAGGCCGGGCGCAGCTGGCGGACGTACACCGAGTGGGAGAACTTCACCGACAACCAGATCGAGTTCTTCACCACCTTCAAGGCCATCGCCCGCAAGGCACTCGCCAAGACCGGCGGGCACACCTTCATGGAGTCGTTCTACGGCGTCGTGCGGAACGCTCCGGACGACGCCGAGCGCCAGCGGCTGCTCGGGCTGCTCGAACAGGGCGTAGCGACCCTCACCAAGGCCGAACGCAGCCTGTTCGAGCGGGGGTTGAGGCGAGTACCGACGGGCACGCTCGCCGACGCCTTCGGCAAGGATGTCGCCGACGGGACCCTGCCGGAGGTCTCCTACCTGGTGCCGTCCGCGCTGGACTCCGAACACCCCAGCGTCTCGTCGCCCGTGCACAGCGCCACCATCGTCTACAAGGTGCTCGACGCGCTCGGCAAGCACCCCGACGTCTGGCGGCACACCGTCGTGCTCATCAACTACGACGAGAACGACGGGTTCTTCGACCACGTCCCGCCGCCCGTCGCCCCGCCAGAGGTGAGCGACGAGCAGTGGCAGGGCAAGCCGACCGGGCTCGGCGCGCGCGTGCCGATGCTCGTCGTGTCGCCCTGGAGCGTGGGCGGTTACGTCTGTTCCGAGGTGTTCGACCACACCTCGGTGATTCGTTTCCTCGAGCGCTGGACGGGGGTGCGTGAGCCCAACATCAGCAAGTGGCGCCGCACCGTCACCGGCGATCTGACCTCCGCCTTCGACTTCAAGCGCGGCCGCTCGCAGCCCGCAGTGACGCGTCCGGGGCCCATCCCGCCGCTGAGCGGACGCTGGAGCCCGGTGCCGCCCGCCCAGCAGCGCATGCCCGTACAGGAGGAGGGCACCCGGCCGGCCAGGCCGCTGCCCTACCAGCCGGACGCCTACGCGCGCGTCACCCAGGGCGCGCTCCAGGTGCAGCTCAGCAACAACGGCCGGGCCAGCGCCCATTTCGCGCTCTTCCCGTACGCCAAGGAGTTCGCCGCGCCGCAGCACAAGGACGTCCTGGGCACCGCGCAGTGGAGCGTGCCCCTGGCCGGTGGCGCGGGCGGCGCCTACAAGTTCACCGTGACCGGCCCCAACGGGTTCCGGCGGGAGTTCGAGGGCGCCGCCCCCAC
Protein-coding regions in this window:
- the ligA gene encoding NAD-dependent DNA ligase LigA, translated to MAGEQNATVPAEAREQHALLSEQIEEHRFRYYVRDQPVISDGDFDRLLRSLEALEEEYPELRTPDSPTQKVAGAYETDFASVEHRERMLSLDNAFDDEELAAWSERVAKDVGTPSFHYLCELKVDGLAVNLTYEHGRLTRAATRGDGRTGEDITPNVRTIADIPARLEGDRVPALVEIRGEVYFPMEAFEGLNARLVEAGDKPFANPRNAAAGSLRQKDPKITATRPLHMVVHGIGAREGFDIDRLSQAYGLLREWGLPTAQHNKVVNSLEEVREFIAYMGENRHSVVEHEIDGVVVKLDEIPLQGRLGSTARAPRWAIAWKYAPEEVNTKLINIRVGVGRTGRVTPYAQVEPVTVAGSEVEFATLHNQDVVKAKGVLIGDTVVLRKAGDVIPEILGPVADLRDGSEYPFEMPAQCPECGTALRPMKEGDIDLRCPNAQSCPAQLRERLFYLAGRKSLDIENFGYVAAAALTKPLEPAAPPLRDEGDLFDLTMEQLLPIRAYVLDQDSGLPKRDPKTGEEKTALVFANMNGEPRKNAVSMLENIAAAKQRPLARVLTGLSIRHVGPVAAEALAREFRSIDRIQQATEEELAAVEGVGGIIAASLKQWFTEEWHQEILRKWKAAGVRMEDERTGEDEGPRPLAGLTVVVTGTLERHTRDGAKEALQSRGAKVTGSVSKKTSFVVVGDNPGSKYDKAMQVKVPVLDEDGFAILLEQGPEAAREVAMPNAPEGE
- a CDS encoding bifunctional diguanylate cyclase/phosphodiesterase; translation: MAGGPSRARAPPAVRGTGMKPTESTAPAVRLRGFTGFSSRLTAVVTGLAGVALATGFSRALQRGDALFPGATTGWSLAVLSGVIVGHLVALGRERWWGGTGSGAALTIAVLLLYGWLPAALVSLAVVVLVGAARRDRWRQGVLHGAVDVLGAGAAGLVLAVFGVVPSVAEPWWPTRWSVTTVPEIVLAAGAYLLCTRTLLWYALAPRGGLPTVARTALLRQGLVAIALLGIAPLICVVAMAVPILLPLFAVPLVALDSTLWIARARAEEQLRDPLTGLPNRQWLLERTWAALEQAENSATRSALVLIDLDRFRSVNDTLGHLAGDRLLLQIAERLKTALPRGAEAARLGGDEFAVLLPVCESATGAMRTARALVAELSSPLDLDGLTLVLEASAGVALYPDHALDAEGLLRRADIAMYQAKRDRTGVEVYESKRDSNTPDRLGLLGDLRRALDAGDVELHYQPKVRFDGQVAGLEALVRWVHPERGSVAPDEFIAIAESSGLMPHLTEYVLDTALAQVARWRAQGLFVPVAVNVSPRDVHTPGFAGAVAARLARHGVPAGALQLEITEHVLLEDPQRAADTLAGLTSHGVKMSLDDFGTGYSSLVHLRRLPVSELKIDRSFVARLAVDHEDAEIVRCTVDLAHSLGLLVVAEGVEDDETWERLRGLGCDAVQGWLVAAAMPPAEATAWLLARGDTGWRRPADTAAAQAEAEAGRASGQPVQ
- the gatC gene encoding Asp-tRNA(Asn)/Glu-tRNA(Gln) amidotransferase subunit GatC, producing MPGITREEVAHLARLARLELKGEELDHFAGQLDDIIGAVARVSEVADQDVPPTSHPLPLTNVMRADEVRPSLTPAQALSGAPAQEQQRFKVPQILGED
- the gatA gene encoding Asp-tRNA(Asn)/Glu-tRNA(Gln) amidotransferase subunit GatA yields the protein MTDIIKLTAADTAAKIAAGELTAVEVTEAHLARIEAVDEKVHAFLHVDREGALAQARAVDAKRAAGEKLGPLAGVPLALKDIFTTEGVPTTAGSKILEGWIPPYDATLTKRLKDADVVILGKTNMDEFAMGSSTENSAYGPTGNPWDLTRIPGGSGGGSSAALASYEAPLAIGTDTGGSIRQPAAVTGTVGVKPTYGAVSRYGMVAFSSSLDQGGPCARTVLDAALLHEVIAGHDPLDSTSIDAPVPPVVEAARNGSVSGMRVGVVKQFSGEGYQAGVVQRFNESVELLKSLGAEIVELDCPSFDLALSAYYLIAPSECSSNLARFDAMRYGLRVGDDGTKSAEDVTALTREAGFGDEVKRRIILGTYALSSGYYDAYYGSAQKVRTLITRDFEKAFEQVDVIVSPTTPTTAFPIGERADDPMAMYLADLCTIPTNMAGNAAMSLPCGLAPEDGLPVGLQIIAPAMKDDRLYKVGAAVEAAFVEKWGHPLLEEAPSL
- the gatB gene encoding Asp-tRNA(Asn)/Glu-tRNA(Gln) amidotransferase subunit GatB, whose amino-acid sequence is MTVTDLVSYEDALASYDPVMGLEVHVELGTKTKMFCGCSTELGAEPNAQTCPTCLGLPGSLPVVNAIGVESAVKIGLALNCEIAEWCRFARKNYFYPDMPKNFQTSQYDEPIAFNGYLDVQLEDGEIFRVEIERAHMEEDTGKSLHVGGATGRIHGASHSLLDYNRAGIPLIEIVTKPIEGAGERAPEVAKAYVAELRELIKALGVSEARMDKGQMRCDVNLSLRPHGVEKFGTRSETKNVNSLRSVERAARFEIQRHAAVLSSGGTIVQETRHFHEEDGSTTAGRIKDNAEDYRYFPEPDLVPVAPARAWVEELRAGLPEMPRARRNRLREEWGVSEHDMQSMLNAGAVDPIVATIEAGADAAGARKWWMGELARNANERGVALDELPVTPAQVARVVALVAAGDLNDKLARQVIEGVLAGEGDPDAVVEKRGLKVVSDEGALGAAVDEAIASNAAIADKIRGGKVQAVGALVGAVMKTTRGQADAARVKELILERLGVEG
- a CDS encoding phospholipase C, phosphocholine-specific, producing MSRRQLFALGGGALGVAAAGSLLPPSLQSAMASGPPAGGMSAVKHVVILMQENRSFDHYFGTLRGVRGFGDRNALQLPSGRPVFEQPGPLGKTVLPFPVRGAAAAQHKDLQYIGALDHSWSGGAKAWNGGWMDNWVSAKTSATMAYYDRQDIPLHYELADTFTVCDAYHSSIHSSTSPNRNHLWSGKTGFEPNGQRAVGNDAYDEGAHPGYDWGTYAERLEKAGRSWRTYTEWENFTDNQIEFFTTFKAIARKALAKTGGHTFMESFYGVVRNAPDDAERQRLLGLLEQGVATLTKAERSLFERGLRRVPTGTLADAFGKDVADGTLPEVSYLVPSALDSEHPSVSSPVHSATIVYKVLDALGKHPDVWRHTVVLINYDENDGFFDHVPPPVAPPEVSDEQWQGKPTGLGARVPMLVVSPWSVGGYVCSEVFDHTSVIRFLERWTGVREPNISKWRRTVTGDLTSAFDFKRGRSQPAVTRPGPIPPLSGRWSPVPPAQQRMPVQEEGTRPARPLPYQPDAYARVTQGALQVQLSNNGRASAHFALFPYAKEFAAPQHKDVLGTAQWSVPLAGGAGGAYKFTVTGPNGFRREFEGAAPTDAAELTTYLDHHDRDVHLTLRNRGRAPVTFVVRPLAYADEADLRDWRRTVTVRPGRSRTLVHSAADAHGWYDLEVTVRGAAFRRRLMGHIENGRPSVSG